The Ruminococcus bovis genome includes a region encoding these proteins:
- a CDS encoding pyrroline-5-carboxylate reductase family protein, with amino-acid sequence MDKKIGFIGAGNMATAIINGLLKNKVVAPENINVFDVNENQLKLMAEKGVTTCDASTKVVTDSNIIVLAVKPQNYEEVLSGVKDSVSEEKIFVSIAAGISISYVQKALECNCPMVRVMPNTPLLLGKGATALCPSDNISEEDFSVVKDMFGLNGAVEVFTEDHMNEIIAVNGSSPHIFTYLQRQWLTMLRSVTFLMKVR; translated from the coding sequence ATGGATAAAAAAATAGGTTTTATTGGTGCAGGTAATATGGCAACTGCCATTATTAACGGACTACTAAAGAATAAGGTGGTTGCACCGGAAAACATTAATGTTTTTGATGTTAACGAAAATCAGCTTAAGCTAATGGCTGAAAAAGGTGTTACTACTTGTGATGCTTCTACTAAGGTAGTTACTGATAGCAATATTATTGTTTTAGCAGTTAAACCTCAGAATTACGAAGAAGTGCTTAGTGGTGTTAAAGACTCAGTAAGTGAAGAAAAGATTTTTGTTTCTATTGCAGCAGGTATCTCAATTTCTTATGTACAGAAAGCTCTAGAATGTAATTGTCCTATGGTTAGAGTTATGCCAAATACACCGTTACTACTTGGTAAAGGTGCAACTGCTCTTTGTCCATCAGATAATATCAGTGAAGAGGACTTTTCTGTAGTAAAGGATATGTTTGGTCTTAATGGTGCAGTAGAAGTGTTTACTGAGGACCATATGAATGAAATTATTGCAGTAAACGGCAGTAGTCCGCATATATTTACCTATTTGCAAAGGCAATGGCTGACTATGCTAAGGAGTGTAACATTCCTTATGAAAGTGCGTTGA
- a CDS encoding MATE family efflux transporter, whose product MTITKSNNQSITKKFVRYVSQNVLGMIGMSLYILADTFFISDAVGTNGITALNIVLPIYSFIFAIGAMIGVGSAIRFSINKNKGSKSKTNYFFNALFWGTAIGLIFSFIGLFFPGQVVSIMGGDSTIVEVGRGYTMIFMSFAPFFIWNHIFNAFVLNDGSPSIAMSATLFSSLFNIVFDYVLMFPLNMGMEGAALATALSPIVGVMICFIHIFSKKNTTSLKPQKPSFKKLIYSCQVGVSSFVGQISSGVITIVFNFLILGLTGNTGVAAYGIVANVSLVGISVFNGVSQGSQPLFSEHYGKGDKDGIKILRRLSIITSLLFSAIMILLIFVFTDFIVGVFNSENNLLLEKYAVVGLRLYSIGFIFAGLNVIGSGIFSATNFPKWAFATSIARGFVLIILSAVVMSILFGMTGVSVLPIEVM is encoded by the coding sequence ATGACTATAACAAAAAGTAATAATCAAAGTATTACCAAGAAATTTGTAAGATATGTTTCTCAAAATGTTTTGGGAATGATAGGTATGTCACTATATATTCTTGCAGATACTTTTTTTATTTCAGATGCAGTGGGTACTAATGGTATCACAGCTTTGAACATTGTATTGCCGATATATAGCTTTATTTTCGCAATAGGTGCAATGATTGGTGTTGGCTCAGCAATACGATTTTCTATTAATAAAAATAAAGGTTCAAAAAGCAAAACCAATTACTTTTTTAACGCACTGTTTTGGGGAACAGCTATAGGTCTTATATTTTCATTTATAGGTTTATTTTTCCCGGGACAAGTTGTTTCTATTATGGGTGGTGACAGTACCATTGTAGAAGTGGGTAGAGGCTACACAATGATATTTATGTCATTTGCACCATTCTTTATTTGGAATCATATCTTCAATGCATTTGTTCTAAATGACGGGTCACCCTCAATTGCAATGTCAGCAACATTGTTCAGTAGTTTGTTTAATATTGTATTTGACTATGTGTTAATGTTTCCACTAAATATGGGTATGGAAGGTGCTGCTTTAGCAACTGCATTGTCACCAATTGTAGGTGTAATGATTTGTTTTATTCATATTTTCTCAAAGAAAAATACAACATCATTAAAGCCACAAAAACCATCATTTAAGAAACTTATTTATTCTTGTCAGGTTGGTGTATCCTCATTTGTAGGACAAATTTCATCAGGTGTTATTACAATAGTATTTAACTTCCTGATTTTAGGTTTAACAGGTAACACAGGTGTTGCAGCTTACGGCATTGTAGCAAATGTTTCTCTTGTGGGAATTTCAGTATTTAACGGTGTGTCACAAGGTAGTCAGCCTTTATTTAGCGAACATTACGGTAAAGGTGATAAAGATGGTATCAAAATTTTAAGAAGACTAAGTATCATAACTTCATTGTTATTTTCAGCAATAATGATTTTACTTATCTTTGTGTTTACTGATTTTATTGTTGGTGTGTTTAATAGTGAAAATAACTTATTACTTGAAAAGTATGCAGTAGTAGGCTTAAGATTATATTCAATAGGATTTATCTTTGCAGGTTTAAATGTAATAGGTTCAGGTATATTCAGTGCAACAAATTTCCCTAAGTGGGCTTTTGCAACATCAATAGCAAGAGGTTTTGTGTTGATTATACTTTCAGCAGTTGTTATGTCAATTTTATTTGGTATGACCGGTGTGTCTGTCTTACCGATAGAAGTAATGTAA
- a CDS encoding Y-family DNA polymerase — protein sequence MRTILHSDCNGFYASVESLLHPEYRDKPLAVAGDAENRHGIILAKNELAKKYFVKTGDAIWQAKNKCPELVVIEPHFDQYMKFSKLTKAMYAEYTDRVESFGLDEAWLDVTGCNRSGYEIAKEINERIKYELGITVSIGVSFNKIFAKLGSDYKKPDAITKIDIDGYDGYKNKVWPLPCEDLLYVGRATKKHLHTIGIYTIGDIANCPVEILNSNLGKMGEVLHTFANGLDSSPVAQFDERPDVKSIGNSTTTPRDLENYSDVKMIVQILSDSVGRRMRELGFRCKTVTISIRDKDLFSFTRQGQLKNFSSCTGDIRDKALELFRNNYNFRKPIRSIGVSVSGLIGDNSPFQLSFFEDNNKDIRDEKLDKTLDSLKNRFGNYAVRPAFLMKDKNLTLLNPKDDHIIHPVGFF from the coding sequence ATGAGAACAATATTACACAGTGACTGCAATGGTTTTTATGCCAGTGTAGAGTCTTTACTACATCCGGAATACAGAGATAAGCCACTTGCCGTTGCAGGTGATGCTGAGAATAGGCATGGTATTATTTTAGCTAAAAATGAACTTGCTAAAAAGTACTTTGTAAAAACAGGAGATGCCATATGGCAAGCAAAAAATAAATGTCCGGAACTTGTTGTTATTGAACCACACTTTGACCAATATATGAAATTCTCAAAATTAACTAAGGCTATGTATGCCGAATATACCGATAGAGTTGAGTCCTTTGGTTTAGATGAGGCATGGCTTGATGTTACCGGTTGCAATAGAAGTGGTTATGAAATTGCAAAAGAAATTAACGAAAGAATTAAATATGAACTTGGAATTACTGTTAGTATCGGCGTTAGCTTTAACAAAATTTTTGCAAAATTAGGCAGTGATTACAAGAAGCCTGATGCTATAACTAAGATTGATATTGACGGTTATGACGGATACAAAAACAAGGTATGGCCTCTTCCTTGTGAGGACTTACTTTATGTTGGTAGGGCAACTAAAAAGCATTTACACACTATTGGTATATACACCATTGGAGATATTGCAAATTGTCCCGTTGAGATACTTAACAGTAACTTAGGCAAAATGGGTGAAGTTCTACACACCTTTGCAAATGGTCTTGACTCCTCCCCTGTTGCACAATTTGATGAAAGGCCTGATGTAAAATCTATCGGTAACTCTACAACCACACCCAGAGATTTAGAAAATTATTCTGATGTAAAAATGATTGTACAAATACTAAGTGATAGTGTTGGAAGAAGAATGAGAGAATTAGGCTTTAGGTGTAAAACTGTCACTATATCTATTAGAGATAAAGACCTTTTCTCTTTCACTAGGCAAGGTCAGCTAAAGAATTTCAGCAGTTGTACCGGTGATATTCGTGACAAGGCTTTGGAATTATTTAGAAACAACTATAACTTTAGAAAACCTATACGGTCAATCGGTGTATCTGTTAGTGGGCTTATTGGTGACAACTCACCATTTCAGCTATCTTTCTTTGAGGACAACAACAAGGATATTAGAGATGAAAAGTTAGACAAGACACTTGATTCACTAAAAAACAGATTTGGCAACTATGCAGTACGACCTGCCTTTTTGATGAAAGACAAAAACCTTACTTTATTAAATCCAAAAGATGACCATATTATTCACCCAGTAGGATTTTTTTAA
- a CDS encoding pyrroline-5-carboxylate reductase family protein, with protein sequence MADYAKECNIPYESALNLTTLEGSAAMIKDSGDSLDTLIKKVSSPGGTTLAALKTLEDYKFYDGIKEAMKSCTNRAEELGK encoded by the coding sequence ATGGCTGACTATGCTAAGGAGTGTAACATTCCTTATGAAAGTGCGTTGAACCTTACTACCCTAGAAGGCAGTGCAGCTATGATTAAGGATAGTGGTGACTCTCTTGATACTCTTATTAAGAAAGTATCTTCACCGGGTGGTACTACTCTTGCAGCACTAAAAACTTTAGAAGACTACAAATTCTATGATGGTATCAAAGAAGCTATGAAGTCTTGTACAAATCGAGCAGAAGAGCTTGGTAAATAA